TGACAAAAAGCATATTTATGCTATATTTGGCTAAGGAGATGAAATTGATTTTCTTTAACCTTTTGTGAAAAGAGGACTGACATTGAAATCTCTAAAGAAATTTTTTATGATTCTTCTCCTCTTGATCTTGTTGGGGGTTTTATTTTACGGGATCAAAATAGGCGATTTTGAGGAAACCAGAGTCAACGGCTCCGCTTTATGCCTTTCGTGCATTGGTATTGGATAGTCAGGTAACTCTTTGACAGGCAAATGATTCTAATTGGACGAAAGTCAAAAGGTGGTTGCAACAGCAAATGAAAAGACGTTTTTTCCAGATCGGAAGCCTTTTGATCTCGAATTCTTATTTCGGCTCATTTTTTTACAGCAGGATCTATCAGGGATGGTTTAAAGGTGTTTGCATCCCCTTTATGAATTGCTATGGGTGCCCTCTGGCAATAGCAAGCTGTCCAATTGGAACCCTCCAGCATTTTGTCATCATAAAAGCCGTCCCTTTTTTACTTATCGGTTTTCTCGGGACCATCGGTCTGGTAGTAGGAAGGATGACCTGTGGATGGCTTTGCCCCTTTGGATTTTTCCAGGAAATGCTGCATAAGATTAAAACCCCTAAGTTTCATCCCGGCAGAGTGTTTAATTATACCAAGTATTTGATTCTAATAGGCTTAACCCTTCTGGTAGCTTTTTTTGTAGGTGAACCCTGGCTGTGCAAGCTTTGTCCTGTTGGTACCTTAGAAGCCGGCATACCGATTGTGCTCTGGAATCCCGGCGGCGATATTTTTACTCAAGATGGAGCAATTGCTTCCAGAATCGGTCTTTTGTTTGATTTCAAGCTGGCAATACTTTTTGGATTTGTGGCAATGGCAATTTTTATTCACCAGCCGTTCTGCCGATTTGCCTGCCCCCTGGGAGCCATCTATTCGGTTTTTAACAAGATTAGTTTTTACCGGATCAAAGCACATAAGGATAAATGCGGATTTTTTCACGAGTATCAGAATACATGCCCGATGGAGATAAATGCCCAGCAAAATCCAAATGATAAAGACTGTATACGCTGTCTGGAATGTACAAAATGCAGAAGCTTAGCTTTTAAACCTATCTGGAGGAGGTGAGAGAAGGGAAGTCAACCAGGTCATCCAGATCCGGGATAGTCATCATGTTTTGAGCTATTGAATTCGGCATTTAATTTTAAATGGAATTTATATCAATGAAAAACGTTTTGTAATCTTTCTAACTTAAACCAGATTTCGTGAAAGGAGCTATTAACAGTATGCTGAAAAACTCAAAGCTTACAGTGGTTTTCTTTCTGATTCTTTTGGCAGGTTTTTTCCTTATTCCAGTTAAAATCAATTCTCAGGTCTCTTTCACTTATACTGCTCCGGTAACTCAGAAAAGTGGAATAATCGATAGCCTTACCACGTTCAATTCAACCCTGACTAATATCGGCAGTGTAGCCGATACTTATGACGTGGATATGATCAGAAAACCACCCACTCCTGTCCAATGGTGGATACGGT
This genomic interval from Candidatus Zixiibacteriota bacterium contains the following:
- a CDS encoding 4Fe-4S binding protein, whose translation is MKRRFFQIGSLLISNSYFGSFFYSRIYQGWFKGVCIPFMNCYGCPLAIASCPIGTLQHFVIIKAVPFLLIGFLGTIGLVVGRMTCGWLCPFGFFQEMLHKIKTPKFHPGRVFNYTKYLILIGLTLLVAFFVGEPWLCKLCPVGTLEAGIPIVLWNPGGDIFTQDGAIASRIGLLFDFKLAILFGFVAMAIFIHQPFCRFACPLGAIYSVFNKISFYRIKAHKDKCGFFHEYQNTCPMEINAQQNPNDKDCIRCLECTKCRSLAFKPIWRR